The following proteins are encoded in a genomic region of Stutzerimonas balearica DSM 6083:
- the trhO gene encoding oxygen-dependent tRNA uridine(34) hydroxylase TrhO — protein sequence MKEPIVVAALYKFVGLPDYVELRQPLLDTLLANDIRGTLLLAEEGINGTVSGTRQGIDRLLAWLRNDPRLADVDHKESYCDEQPFYRTKVKLKKEIVTLGVPGVDPNRRVGTYVEPRDWNALIDDPEVLVIDTRNDYEVAIGSFEGAVDPKTRSFREFPDYIKAHFDPTRHKKVAMFCTGGIRCEKASSYMLGEGFEEVFHLKGGILKYLEQVPQGESRWRGDCFVFDNRVTVRHDLSEGEFELCHACRMPVSAEDRASAHFVAGVSCPHCWDQLPEKTRASARERQKQIELARERHQPHPIGRDPRRHDA from the coding sequence TTGAAAGAACCCATCGTCGTGGCGGCGCTGTACAAGTTCGTCGGCCTGCCGGACTACGTCGAGCTGCGCCAGCCGTTGCTCGACACCTTGCTGGCGAACGATATCAGGGGCACGCTGCTGCTCGCCGAGGAAGGCATCAACGGCACCGTCTCCGGCACGCGCCAGGGCATCGACCGGCTGCTCGCCTGGCTGCGCAACGACCCGCGCCTGGCCGACGTCGACCACAAGGAGTCGTACTGCGACGAGCAGCCGTTCTACCGCACGAAGGTCAAGCTGAAGAAAGAGATCGTCACCCTCGGCGTGCCGGGCGTGGACCCGAACCGGCGGGTCGGCACCTATGTCGAGCCGCGTGACTGGAACGCGCTGATCGACGATCCCGAGGTGCTGGTCATCGACACGCGCAACGACTACGAAGTCGCGATCGGCAGCTTCGAGGGCGCGGTCGACCCCAAGACCCGCTCGTTCCGTGAATTCCCCGACTATATAAAGGCGCATTTCGACCCGACCCGGCACAAGAAGGTGGCGATGTTCTGCACCGGCGGCATTCGCTGCGAAAAGGCCTCCAGCTACATGCTCGGCGAAGGCTTCGAGGAGGTCTTTCATCTGAAGGGCGGCATCCTCAAGTACCTCGAGCAAGTGCCGCAGGGCGAAAGCCGCTGGCGCGGCGACTGCTTCGTCTTCGACAACCGGGTCACCGTGCGCCACGATCTCTCCGAGGGTGAGTTCGAGCTCTGCCACGCCTGTCGCATGCCGGTGTCGGCCGAAGACCGGGCCTCGGCGCATTTCGTTGCCGGCGTCAGTTGCCCGCATTGCTGGGACCAGCTGCCGGAGAAGACCCGTGCCAGCGCCCGCGAGCGACAGAAGCAGATCGAACTGGCGCGCGAGCGCCACCAGCCGCACCCGATCGGCCGCGACCCGCGGCGCCACGACGCATGA
- a CDS encoding thiolase family protein — protein MREVVIVDSVRTGLAKSFRGKFNMTRPDDMAAHCVDALLSRNDLDPALVDDCIVGAGSNEGAQGYNIGRNVAVLSRLGVQCAGMTLNRFCSSGLQAIAIAANQIASGCSDVIVAGGVESITLTAKSKNTDHLYNPVIQQQVPGIYHSMGQTAETVARRYNVSREQQDLYALQSQQRTARAQAEGLFADEIVPMSVRYFTEDKATGARTEHEGVVDRDDCNRPDTTLEGLASLKPAFAEDGSVTAGNASQLSDGASMTLVMSLEKAIALGLKPRAFFRGFTVAGCEPDEMGIGPVFSVPRLLKAKGLSVEDIDLWELNEAFASQCLYCRDRLGIDNEKYNVNGGSIAIGHPFGMTGSRTTGHLIRELQRRNLRYGVVTMCVGGGMGASGLFEAVR, from the coding sequence ATGCGCGAAGTGGTAATCGTCGACAGCGTCCGGACCGGCCTGGCCAAGTCCTTTCGCGGCAAGTTCAACATGACCCGCCCCGATGACATGGCGGCCCATTGCGTCGACGCGCTGCTCTCGCGCAACGACCTCGACCCGGCACTGGTGGACGACTGCATCGTTGGCGCCGGTTCCAACGAGGGCGCGCAGGGCTACAACATCGGCCGCAACGTGGCGGTGCTCTCGCGCCTGGGCGTGCAGTGCGCCGGCATGACGCTCAACCGCTTCTGCTCGTCCGGCCTGCAGGCGATCGCCATCGCGGCGAACCAGATCGCCTCCGGCTGCAGTGACGTGATCGTCGCCGGCGGGGTGGAATCAATCACCCTGACGGCCAAGAGCAAGAACACCGATCACCTCTACAACCCGGTCATCCAGCAGCAGGTTCCGGGCATCTATCACAGCATGGGGCAGACCGCCGAGACCGTCGCGCGGCGCTACAACGTGAGCCGCGAGCAGCAGGATCTCTATGCCCTGCAAAGCCAGCAGCGCACCGCGCGCGCGCAGGCCGAAGGGCTGTTCGCCGACGAGATCGTGCCGATGTCGGTGCGCTATTTCACCGAGGACAAGGCGACGGGCGCCCGGACCGAGCACGAGGGTGTGGTCGACCGCGACGACTGCAACCGCCCGGATACCACGCTCGAAGGCCTGGCCTCGCTCAAGCCGGCCTTTGCCGAGGACGGTTCGGTCACCGCTGGTAACGCTTCGCAGCTCTCCGACGGCGCCTCGATGACGCTGGTAATGAGCCTGGAAAAGGCCATCGCACTGGGGCTCAAGCCACGAGCCTTCTTCCGCGGCTTCACCGTCGCCGGCTGCGAGCCGGACGAAATGGGCATCGGCCCGGTGTTCTCGGTGCCGCGCCTGCTCAAGGCCAAGGGGTTGTCGGTCGAGGATATCGACCTCTGGGAACTCAATGAGGCCTTTGCCTCGCAATGCCTGTACTGCCGCGACCGGCTGGGTATCGACAACGAAAAGTACAACGTCAACGGCGGTTCGATCGCTATTGGCCACCCGTTCGGCATGACCGGCTCGCGTACCACCGGGCACCTGATCCGCGAATTGCAGCGACGCAACCTGCGCTACGGGGTCGTGACCATGTGCGTGGGCGGCGGCATGGGTGCGTCGGGCCTGTTCGAGGCGGTGCGCTGA
- a CDS encoding 4'-phosphopantetheinyl transferase family protein, which translates to MNSSDLPRCCAPLQDHWPLPKPLAGARLLSTRFDPSRFDPDDFARCQLPPVRGVAKRQSEFLAGRACAREALRCLTGTAGVPQVGEDRAPIWPAGVVGSITHGGGWASAVVGHETHWRGLGLDVETLIPAERADRLAGEILTPGEFEGYEALDEAARSARVTRTFSLKESLFKALYPLVRTRFYFHDAELVHSNEGLARLRLLIDLPGGWSRGSELNGQFCEFDGYLLSLVSVPA; encoded by the coding sequence ATGAATTCCAGCGATCTGCCGCGCTGCTGCGCGCCTCTGCAAGACCATTGGCCATTGCCGAAACCGCTGGCCGGGGCCAGGCTGCTCAGCACCCGCTTCGATCCCAGCCGTTTCGATCCGGACGATTTCGCCCGCTGCCAGCTGCCGCCGGTGCGCGGCGTGGCCAAGCGGCAGAGCGAGTTTCTCGCCGGCCGGGCCTGCGCGCGCGAGGCGCTCAGATGCCTGACTGGCACCGCGGGCGTGCCGCAGGTGGGCGAGGATCGCGCGCCGATCTGGCCGGCCGGCGTGGTCGGCTCGATCACCCATGGTGGTGGCTGGGCGTCGGCGGTGGTCGGGCACGAAACCCATTGGCGCGGCCTCGGGCTCGATGTGGAAACGCTGATTCCGGCCGAGCGTGCCGACCGCCTGGCCGGTGAAATCCTCACGCCCGGCGAGTTCGAGGGCTACGAAGCCCTCGACGAGGCCGCGCGCAGTGCGCGGGTCACCCGGACCTTCTCGCTCAAGGAGAGCCTGTTCAAGGCGCTCTACCCGCTGGTGCGCACGCGCTTCTATTTCCACGATGCCGAGCTGGTGCACAGCAACGAAGGGCTCGCGCGGCTGCGCCTGCTGATCGACCTGCCCGGCGGCTGGTCGCGCGGCAGCGAGCTGAACGGCCAGTTCTGCGAGTTCGACGGTTACCTGCTCAGCCTGGTCAGCGTGCCGGCCTAG
- a CDS encoding class II fumarate hydratase: MTRIETDSLGEVQVPEAAYWGAQTQRSLGNFAIGDQRMPLAVVHALALIKKASARVNNRIGDLPPDVARLIEQAADEILDGQHDDQFPLVVWQTGSGTQSNMNVNEVIAGRANELAGGTRGGKSPVHPNDHVNRAQSSNDCFPTAMHIAAAKAVQQDLLPAIAELSGGLAEQAARHGKLVKTGRTHMMDATPITFGQELSAFVAQLDIAEQAIRNALPAVYELAQGGTAVGTGLNAPHGFAEAVAAELAALSGLPFVSAPNKFAALSGHEPLVALSGSLKTLAVALMKLANDLRLLGSGPRGGIAEVRLPANEPGSSIMPGKVNPTQCEALSMLACQVMGNDMTIGFAASQGHLQLNVFKPVIIHNLLQSIRLLADGCRNFNTHCVAGLEPDAGRMAEHLERGLMLVTALNPHIGYDKAAQIAKKAYAENKTLREAALELGYLSDEEFDQWVRPESMLESGQQG; this comes from the coding sequence ATGACTCGCATCGAAACCGACAGCCTGGGCGAAGTGCAGGTACCGGAGGCCGCCTACTGGGGCGCGCAGACACAGCGTTCACTGGGCAACTTCGCCATCGGCGATCAGCGCATGCCGCTGGCCGTGGTGCACGCGCTGGCTCTGATCAAGAAGGCCTCGGCACGGGTGAACAACCGGATCGGCGACCTGCCACCGGATGTGGCGCGCCTGATCGAACAGGCCGCCGACGAGATTCTCGACGGCCAGCATGACGACCAGTTTCCGCTGGTGGTCTGGCAGACCGGTAGCGGCACCCAATCGAACATGAACGTCAACGAGGTGATCGCCGGCCGCGCCAACGAGCTGGCCGGCGGCACACGCGGCGGCAAGAGCCCGGTGCACCCGAACGATCACGTCAACCGCGCGCAGAGTTCCAACGACTGCTTCCCGACCGCGATGCACATCGCCGCGGCCAAGGCGGTGCAACAGGACCTGCTGCCGGCGATCGCGGAACTCTCCGGCGGGCTCGCCGAACAGGCCGCCCGCCACGGCAAGCTGGTCAAGACCGGGCGCACCCACATGATGGATGCCACACCCATCACCTTCGGCCAGGAACTCTCGGCCTTCGTCGCGCAGCTGGACATCGCCGAGCAGGCGATCCGCAATGCGCTACCGGCGGTCTACGAACTGGCCCAGGGCGGTACCGCGGTCGGCACCGGGCTGAATGCGCCGCATGGTTTTGCCGAAGCGGTCGCCGCCGAGCTGGCAGCGCTGTCCGGCCTGCCGTTCGTTTCGGCACCGAACAAATTCGCGGCGCTGTCCGGTCACGAGCCGCTGGTCGCCCTGTCGGGTTCGCTGAAAACCCTGGCCGTGGCGCTGATGAAGCTCGCCAACGACCTGCGCCTGCTCGGTTCCGGCCCGCGCGGCGGCATCGCCGAAGTCCGGCTGCCGGCCAACGAACCAGGCAGCTCGATCATGCCGGGCAAGGTCAACCCGACCCAGTGCGAAGCGCTGTCGATGCTCGCCTGCCAGGTCATGGGCAACGACATGACCATCGGCTTCGCCGCGAGCCAGGGCCATCTGCAGCTCAACGTGTTCAAGCCGGTGATCATCCACAACCTGCTGCAGTCGATCCGTCTGCTCGCCGACGGTTGTCGCAACTTCAACACCCATTGCGTGGCCGGTCTGGAGCCGGATGCCGGGCGTATGGCCGAGCATCTAGAGCGCGGGCTGATGCTGGTGACGGCGCTGAATCCGCACATCGGCTATGACAAGGCCGCGCAGATCGCCAAGAAGGCCTATGCGGAGAACAAGACCCTGCGCGAGGCCGCGCTGGAGCTGGGTTACCTCAGCGACGAAGAATTCGACCAGTGGGTACGCCCGGAAAGCATGCTCGAATCCGGCCAGCAGGGCTGA
- a CDS encoding DUF2059 domain-containing protein, with amino-acid sequence MPKISTLGCCGALLLALASGSVAADQASHAAKAEAFLQLAKADRLAVPVYAQVQQMFAQRFAEAKAPQDKRAMLERYQAKANAALDQAIGWEKLEPELVALYTEQFTEQELAGLIDFYRSPLGRKMLGKLPELNARSAQLTQARLQTAVPEVNKLLADMTAEFEPEKN; translated from the coding sequence ATGCCCAAGATTTCCACCCTCGGCTGCTGCGGCGCGCTGCTGCTCGCCCTGGCGAGCGGCTCTGTCGCGGCCGACCAGGCCAGCCATGCGGCCAAGGCCGAAGCTTTCCTGCAACTGGCCAAGGCCGACCGTCTGGCTGTACCGGTCTACGCCCAGGTGCAGCAGATGTTCGCCCAGCGCTTCGCCGAAGCGAAGGCCCCGCAGGACAAGCGCGCCATGCTCGAGCGCTACCAGGCCAAGGCCAATGCTGCGCTGGATCAGGCTATCGGCTGGGAAAAGCTCGAGCCCGAACTGGTCGCGCTCTACACCGAACAGTTCACCGAACAGGAGCTGGCCGGGCTGATCGATTTCTACCGTTCACCGCTGGGCCGCAAGATGCTCGGCAAGCTGCCGGAGCTCAACGCGCGCTCGGCGCAACTGACCCAGGCGCGCCTGCAGACGGCGGTGCCCGAGGTGAACAAGCTGCTGGCCGACATGACGGCCGAATTCGAACCCGAGAAGAACTGA
- a CDS encoding ATP-binding protein — protein MNAIFLRIYGGVLAVLVLVAVLGAGGLQLLNQQRADSYRERLAAGTFRLMAYNMSSMTPVERRQAANLWGRLLGIPLRVRTLEDVSLERSLETRLLRGQVLVEQTRPNRVTVYSLVSEPAGLVLTGEVEQVSEQLARATVYLLIDELIRYPEDLQPQQLARLKSRHGFGYDLTLVTRDSANLDDDQRRRLDEGDTVMALGRGGDTIHVFAAVAGTRWILHLGPLFPMNPYPAHLLLGIGLLGLTLIGLTVYVLVRRLEFRLSALEGAATQIAAGDLQARVPDAGHDAVGRLAAAFNGMACQLQRLLAVQREMTSGVAHELRTPVARLRFGLEMAEQAQEADARGKYLAGMDRDIDDLDRLVDEMLVYSRLEQGAPMLRMQAVDLALLVDQVIEALAPLRPEIEMRRGDCRPAADGSVWAEAEPHYLRRALTNLVSNAMRYAERRVLVGFSLDEGLARLEVQDDGPGVPEADRERVFEPFLRLDDSRTRASGGHGLGLSIVRRILYWHGGRAQLGVSELGGARFSLVWPRTAGSERVARS, from the coding sequence GTGAACGCCATCTTCCTGCGCATCTACGGCGGCGTGCTCGCCGTGCTGGTGCTGGTGGCGGTGCTGGGCGCGGGCGGCCTGCAACTGCTCAACCAGCAGCGTGCCGACAGTTATCGCGAGCGTCTGGCGGCCGGTACCTTCCGCCTGATGGCCTACAACATGAGCAGCATGACGCCGGTCGAGCGCCGCCAGGCGGCCAACCTCTGGGGGCGGCTGCTGGGCATTCCGCTGCGGGTGCGCACGCTTGAAGATGTCAGCCTCGAGCGCAGCCTGGAAACACGCCTGCTGCGTGGCCAGGTGCTGGTCGAGCAGACCCGGCCCAATCGCGTCACGGTCTACAGTCTGGTCAGCGAGCCCGCCGGGCTGGTGCTGACCGGCGAGGTCGAGCAGGTCAGCGAGCAACTCGCACGCGCCACCGTTTATCTGTTGATCGACGAGCTGATCCGCTACCCCGAGGATCTCCAGCCGCAGCAGCTGGCGCGGCTCAAGTCGCGCCATGGCTTCGGCTACGACCTGACGCTGGTGACCCGCGACAGCGCCAATCTCGACGACGACCAGCGCCGGCGCCTCGACGAAGGCGACACGGTGATGGCGCTCGGCCGGGGTGGCGACACCATCCACGTCTTCGCGGCGGTGGCCGGCACGCGCTGGATTCTGCACCTCGGGCCGCTGTTTCCGATGAATCCCTACCCGGCGCACCTGCTGCTGGGCATCGGCTTGCTCGGGCTGACGCTGATCGGGCTGACCGTGTACGTGCTCGTGCGGCGCCTGGAATTTCGCCTCAGTGCGCTGGAGGGCGCGGCGACGCAGATCGCTGCCGGCGACCTGCAGGCGCGCGTGCCGGACGCCGGCCACGATGCGGTGGGGCGGCTGGCGGCAGCATTCAACGGCATGGCGTGCCAGTTGCAGCGCCTGCTCGCCGTGCAGCGCGAGATGACCAGCGGCGTGGCCCATGAGCTGCGCACGCCGGTGGCGCGCCTGCGCTTCGGCCTGGAGATGGCCGAGCAGGCCCAGGAGGCGGACGCGCGCGGCAAGTATCTGGCCGGCATGGACCGTGACATCGACGACCTCGATCGGCTGGTCGACGAGATGCTCGTATATTCACGCCTCGAGCAGGGCGCGCCGATGCTGCGCATGCAGGCGGTGGACCTGGCGCTGCTGGTCGACCAGGTGATCGAGGCGCTCGCGCCGCTGCGTCCCGAAATCGAAATGCGCCGCGGCGACTGCCGCCCGGCAGCCGATGGCAGCGTCTGGGCCGAGGCCGAGCCACATTACCTGCGCCGCGCGCTGACCAACCTGGTCAGCAATGCCATGCGCTACGCCGAGCGCCGCGTGCTGGTGGGGTTTTCCCTTGACGAGGGCCTTGCCCGGCTCGAGGTGCAGGATGACGGGCCAGGCGTGCCGGAGGCGGACCGCGAGCGGGTGTTCGAGCCCTTCCTGCGGCTGGACGACAGCCGCACGCGGGCTTCCGGTGGGCATGGCCTGGGCTTGTCGATCGTACGGCGCATTCTCTATTGGCACGGCGGGCGGGCGCAGCTGGGCGTCAGCGAACTCGGCGGTGCGCGCTTCAGCCTGGTGTGGCCGCGGACTGCTGGCAGCGAGCGGGTGGCGCGCAGCTAG
- a CDS encoding BolA family protein: MSKLDNIKVALQTLQPEYLQVIDESHMHSRGQETHYKAVIVSEAFAGLNAVKRHQKAYGAMGELMQQVHALALHTYTPAEWAEQGSAPASPVCAGGHK, translated from the coding sequence ATGAGCAAACTGGACAACATCAAGGTCGCCCTGCAGACGCTGCAACCCGAATACCTGCAGGTCATCGACGAGAGCCACATGCACAGCCGTGGCCAGGAAACCCACTACAAGGCCGTGATCGTCAGCGAGGCGTTTGCCGGGCTGAATGCGGTCAAGCGCCATCAGAAGGCCTACGGCGCCATGGGCGAGCTGATGCAGCAGGTCCATGCGCTGGCGTTGCATACCTACACGCCCGCCGAATGGGCCGAGCAGGGTAGCGCGCCGGCGTCGCCGGTGTGCGCCGGCGGGCACAAGTGA
- a CDS encoding winged helix-turn-helix domain-containing protein has product MEQQAWRILIVEDDQRLAELTREYLLGQGGFEVGIETDGARAVERIVAEQPDLVVLDVMLPGEDGMAICRRARERYDGPILMLTARSDELDQVLGLETGADDYVCKPVRPRLLLARIRALLRRREGTEPPVGAAKRLSFGPLLIDNALREAWLRERPIELTAAEFDLLWLLTANAGRILSREEIFAELRGIEYDGQDRSIDVRISRIRPKIGDDPEHPRLIKTVRGKGYLFVAEAAAAMA; this is encoded by the coding sequence ATGGAGCAACAAGCGTGGCGCATCCTGATCGTCGAGGACGATCAGCGGTTGGCCGAACTGACCCGCGAATACCTGCTGGGGCAGGGCGGTTTCGAGGTCGGCATCGAGACCGACGGCGCGCGGGCAGTCGAACGCATCGTTGCCGAGCAGCCCGATCTGGTCGTGCTCGACGTGATGCTGCCGGGTGAGGACGGCATGGCCATCTGTCGGCGCGCACGCGAGCGCTACGACGGCCCGATCCTCATGCTCACCGCGCGCTCGGACGAGCTCGACCAGGTGCTCGGCCTGGAGACCGGCGCCGACGACTACGTCTGCAAGCCCGTGCGACCACGCCTGCTGCTGGCGCGCATCCGGGCCTTGCTGCGCCGGCGCGAAGGCACCGAGCCGCCGGTAGGCGCGGCCAAGCGCCTGTCATTCGGCCCGCTGCTGATCGATAACGCGTTGCGCGAGGCCTGGCTGCGCGAGCGGCCGATCGAACTGACCGCGGCGGAGTTCGACCTGCTCTGGCTGCTGACCGCCAACGCTGGGCGCATCCTCTCGCGCGAGGAGATCTTCGCCGAGCTGCGCGGTATCGAGTACGACGGCCAGGACCGTTCCATCGACGTGCGCATTTCGCGCATCCGCCCGAAGATCGGTGACGACCCCGAGCATCCGCGGCTGATCAAGACCGTGCGCGGCAAGGGCTATCTGTTCGTCGCCGAAGCCGCCGCTGCGATGGCCTAG
- the pap gene encoding polyphosphate:AMP phosphotransferase, translating to MFESAEIGHAVDKATYDAEVPALREALLQAQYRLRSEARFPVLILINGIEGAGKGETIKLLSEWMDPRLIRVESFDTPSDEELAHPAAWRYWRRLPPKGTTGIFFGNWYSKMLQDRVNKRIKGADLALQTLKAQRLERMLCDEGVLIFKFWFHLSKAQMKARLDSLKNDPLHSWRISPLDWQQSKTYDRFVRYAETILRRSSRDFAPWYIIEGADERYRSLAVGRILLRGLQAALDATEQPPAPAQPHTAPLVADIERLSLLDSLDLTQKLDKDSYQHQLIEEQARLSRLLRDRRLRKRGVLALFEGHDAAGKGSAIRRITGALDPRLYRTIQIAAPTEEERAQPWLWRFWRNVPERGKFTIFDRSWYGRVLVERVEGFCSPADWLRAYSEINDFEEHLTDAGIVLVKFWLSIDKQTQLKRFKEREDTPFKRFKITEEDWRNRERWDDYASAVADMVDRTSTEIAPWTLVEANDKRFARVKVLRTLNEALEAAIAEK from the coding sequence ATGTTCGAATCCGCGGAAATCGGCCATGCCGTCGACAAGGCCACCTACGATGCCGAAGTGCCGGCACTGCGCGAGGCGTTGCTGCAGGCCCAGTATCGGCTGCGCAGCGAAGCGCGCTTTCCGGTGCTGATCCTCATCAACGGCATCGAGGGCGCGGGCAAGGGTGAAACCATCAAGCTGCTCAGCGAGTGGATGGACCCGCGGCTGATCCGCGTCGAGAGCTTCGACACCCCAAGCGACGAGGAACTGGCCCATCCGGCCGCGTGGCGCTACTGGCGCCGCCTGCCGCCCAAGGGCACCACCGGGATCTTCTTCGGTAACTGGTACAGCAAGATGCTGCAGGACCGGGTCAACAAACGGATCAAGGGCGCGGACCTGGCCTTGCAGACGCTCAAGGCGCAGCGCCTGGAACGCATGCTCTGCGACGAGGGCGTGCTGATCTTCAAGTTCTGGTTCCACCTGTCCAAGGCGCAGATGAAGGCGCGCCTGGACTCGCTGAAGAACGACCCGCTGCACAGCTGGCGCATCAGCCCGCTGGACTGGCAGCAGTCCAAGACCTACGACCGCTTCGTGCGCTACGCCGAAACCATCCTGCGCCGCAGCAGCCGGGACTTCGCCCCCTGGTACATCATCGAGGGCGCCGACGAGCGCTATCGCAGCCTGGCGGTCGGGCGCATCCTGCTGCGCGGGCTGCAGGCCGCGCTGGATGCCACCGAGCAGCCGCCGGCACCGGCGCAGCCGCACACCGCGCCGCTGGTCGCCGACATCGAGCGGCTGAGCCTGCTCGACAGCCTCGACCTGACGCAAAAGCTCGACAAGGACAGCTACCAGCACCAGCTGATCGAAGAGCAGGCCCGGCTGTCGCGTCTGCTGCGCGACCGGCGCCTGCGCAAGCGCGGTGTGCTGGCGCTGTTCGAGGGCCATGACGCGGCGGGCAAGGGCAGCGCCATCCGGCGCATCACCGGAGCGCTCGATCCACGCTTGTACCGCACCATCCAGATCGCCGCGCCAACCGAGGAGGAGCGCGCGCAGCCATGGCTGTGGCGTTTCTGGCGCAACGTGCCCGAGCGCGGCAAGTTCACCATCTTCGATCGTTCCTGGTACGGCCGCGTGCTGGTCGAGCGGGTCGAGGGCTTTTGCTCGCCGGCCGACTGGCTGCGCGCCTACAGCGAGATCAACGACTTCGAGGAGCACCTGACCGACGCCGGCATCGTGCTGGTCAAGTTCTGGCTGTCGATCGACAAGCAGACCCAGCTCAAGCGCTTCAAGGAGCGCGAGGACACGCCGTTCAAGCGCTTCAAGATCACCGAGGAAGACTGGCGCAACCGCGAGCGCTGGGATGATTACGCCAGTGCGGTGGCGGACATGGTCGACCGTACCAGTACCGAGATCGCGCCGTGGACGCTGGTCGAGGCCAACGACAAGCGCTTCGCCCGGGTGAAGGTATTGCGCACGCTCAACGAGGCGCTGGAGGCGGCGATCGCCGAGAAATGA
- a CDS encoding DsbA family protein, translating into MSARLIYVMDPMCSWCWGFAPVMQALAEQAANRGVGLHLVVGGLRRERTPMDEAGRRRTLAYWQAVHEASGQPFDFVAGLPEGLVYDTEPACRALVAARQLEAECAWPLALLIQQAFYTRSEDVTQPARLVELAERTGLARDAFAECFDAGTTREATAADFAWAGNLGIAGFPTVLAERDGQLALLTNGYQPLAALAPLLARWLERGAHG; encoded by the coding sequence ATGAGCGCCCGACTGATCTATGTGATGGACCCGATGTGCTCCTGGTGCTGGGGCTTCGCACCGGTCATGCAGGCGCTGGCCGAACAGGCCGCCAACCGCGGCGTGGGGCTGCACCTGGTGGTCGGTGGGCTGCGCCGCGAACGCACGCCGATGGACGAAGCCGGGCGGCGCCGCACGCTGGCTTACTGGCAGGCCGTGCACGAGGCCAGCGGCCAGCCGTTCGATTTCGTCGCCGGGCTGCCCGAGGGGCTGGTTTACGACACCGAGCCGGCCTGCCGGGCCCTGGTCGCGGCGCGACAGCTGGAGGCCGAATGCGCCTGGCCGCTGGCCCTGCTGATCCAGCAGGCGTTTTACACCCGCAGCGAAGACGTCACCCAGCCCGCACGGCTGGTCGAACTGGCCGAGCGCACGGGCCTTGCGCGCGACGCCTTCGCCGAGTGCTTCGATGCCGGCACGACACGCGAAGCCACTGCTGCCGATTTCGCCTGGGCCGGGAACCTCGGCATCGCCGGCTTCCCTACCGTACTGGCCGAGCGTGACGGCCAACTGGCCTTGCTGACCAATGGCTATCAGCCACTGGCGGCGTTGGCGCCATTGCTGGCGCGCTGGCTGGAGCGTGGTGCGCATGGCTGA